In the genome of Populus nigra chromosome 9, ddPopNigr1.1, whole genome shotgun sequence, one region contains:
- the LOC133703846 gene encoding transcription factor ILR3-like yields MASTGNAGWVSDSYFMDDITVHDPNFSGFSWPSPSPPVQQQQHHQTPFAPVVTASSPNFGEEIDGSFGDCDVQKEPNSKKRSRSESCSASSSKACREKLRRDRLNDKFMELGSILDPGRTPKTDKAAILVDAVRIVTQLRGEAQKLKDSNSSLQEKIKELKAEKNELRDEKQRLKAEKEKLEQQLKTMNSQPSFMPAPPAIPAAFTTQGQAPGNKLMPFISYPGVAMWQFMPPAAVDTSQDHVLRPPVA; encoded by the exons ATGGCGTCAACGGGAAACGCGGGTTGGGTGAGTGATTCGTATTTTATGGATGATATTACAGTTCATGATCCCAATTTCTCTGGTTTCTCCTGGCCATCTCCTTCGCCCCCTGTTCAACAACAACAGCACCACCAAACCCCTTTTGCTCCTGTTGTTACTGCTTCGTCTCCTAATTTCGG TGAGGAAATTGATGGATCGTTTGGGGATTGTGATGTGCAGAAGGAACCAAACTCCAAGAAGAG GAGTAGATCTGAATCGTGTAGTGCGTCTAGCTCCAAAGCATGTAGGGAAAAGTTGCGAAGGGATAGGCTAAATGACAA GTTTATGGAATTGGGCTCTATCTTGGATCCTGGGAGAACTCCCAAAACGGACAAGGCTGCTATTTTGGTTGATGCTGTCCGCATTGTGACTCAGTTACGAGGTGAAGCCCAGAAGTTGAAGGACTCAAATTCAAGTCTTCAAGAGAAGATTAAGGAGTTGAAG GCTGAGAAGAATGAGCTTCGTGATGAGAAGCAGAGGCTGAAGGCAGAGAAGGAGAAGTTGGAGCAGCAGCTGAAAACCATGAACTCACAACCCAGCTTCATGCCTGCCCCTCCTGCAATCCCTGCAGCATTCACTACTCAAGGCCAAGCACCTGGCAACAAATTAATGCCCTTCATTAGTTATCCAGGGGTTGCCATGTGGCAGTTCATGCCACCCGCTGCAGTGGATACATCGCAAGATCATGTGCTCCGCCCACCAGTTGCTTAA
- the LOC133702925 gene encoding uncharacterized protein LOC133702925 gives MASNLLKFHIQSFKTTNRSTQFLQHETLSPRIAFPENHHHHHLVHCRVSFPSPLLYQSRSPALSIHSLSSSSSPPTSKEEAIVQAKTCLSTTLEKPLNNPKLAGKLKKLKQPRFQVEIPVIDDSPTSLSQLASDVFKDLPIKRRGTPVKILILWPSPTLKNRGIEAFQSYNSSKNVEHVDVSSVRNTDNRILSSAEVAVFLGPETSQLPDIKTVTDILYPKPVVIFNPKWGFGEENEFGDLSGFVGSFEVVYSFMGLEVRGILSKRKGVIFKCVRDGVVSGEKWTVLVEEEGGELKVVSRFKARPSIGEVENVLYNLMAINSPITKSARFFKDLVSNVTGRK, from the coding sequence ATGGCTTCCAATCTTCTCAAATTTCACATCCAATCATTCAAAACTACAAATCGTTCTACACAATTTCTTCAACATGAAACTCTCTCTCCACGTATTGCTTTCCCAgaaaaccaccaccaccaccaccttgtCCATTGCCGTGTTTCCTTCCCCTCACCTCTCCTTTACCAATCCAGAAGTCCCGCTCTTTCTATCCACTCCTTATCTTCCTCCAGCTCCCCTCCTACCTCCAAAGAAGAAGCTATTGTTCAAGCCAAAACCTGTCTCTCAACCACCCTAGAGAAGCCCCTAAACAACCCAAAACTAGCTGGCAAACTCAAGAAACTGAAGCAACCTAGATTCCAGGTGGAAATCCCAGTCATAGATGACTCGCCAACTTCTCTCTCTCAACTTGCCTCTGATGTTTTCAAAGACCTGCCCATTAAGAGAAGAGGGACACCGGTCAAGATTTTAATCCTCTGGCCGAGTCCCACATTGAAGAACAGAGGCATAGAAGCATTTCAATCTTACAATTCATCAAAAAATGTTGAGCACGTCGACGTTTCTTCAGTCAGAAACACAGACAACAGAATTTTGAGTTCTGCCGAAGTGGCAGTGTTTCTGGGGCCAGAGACTTCACAGTTGCCTGATATCAAAACTGTTACTGATATTTTGTACCCAAAGCCAGTAGTCATATTCAACCCCAAATGGGGGTTTGGAGAGGAGAACGAGTTTGGTGATTTGAGTGGCTTTGTGGGATCCTTTGAAGTGGTATATTCATTCATGGGGTTGGAGGTTAGAGGTATTTTGAGCAAGCGAAAAGGAGTGATTTTCAAGTGTGTCAGAGATGGGGTTGTGAGTGGTGAGAAATGGACTGTTcttgttgaagaagaaggaggagaattGAAGGTTGTTTCAAGGTTCAAGGCACGACCATCCATTGGTGAAGTAGAGAATGTTTTGTACAATCTGATGGCTATCAATTCGCCAATTACCAAGTCTGCTAGGTTTTTCAAGGATTTGGTGTCAAATGTAACAGGAAGAAAGTAA
- the LOC133703127 gene encoding probable galacturonosyltransferase 12: MRLLISPSLRHVTVLPGNGVREFIKVKVRARRVSYRMLFYSLLFFTFILRFVFLLSTADTIDAETKCSTLGCLGKRLGPRILRRRLDSAVPEVIYQVLEQPLDNDELKGRDDIPQTLEEFMDEVKNNIFDAKAFALKLREMVTLLEQRTRNAKIQEYLYRHVASSSIPKQLLCLALRLAHEHSTNAAARRQLPLPELVPALVDNSYFHFVLASDNVLAASVVANSLFQNALRPEKFVLHIITDRKTYSPMQAWFSLHPLSPAIIEVKALHHFDWFAKGKVPVLEAMEKDLRVRSRFRGGSSAIVESSTDKPHIIAAKLQTLGPKYNSVMNHIRIHLPELFPSLNKVVFLDDDIVAQTDLSPLWDIDMNGKVNGAVETCRGQDKFVMSKRLKNYLNFSHPLIAKNFNPNECAWAYGMNIFDLEAWRKTNISITYHHWVEENLKSGLSLWQLGTLPPGLIAFHGHVHVIDPFWHMLGLGYQENTSLADAETAGVIHFNGRAKPWLDIAFPQLRPLWAKYINSSDKFITGCHIRTS; this comes from the exons ATGCGGCTTCTTATATCACCAAGTTTGAGGCATGTAACAGTTCTTCCAGGAAATGGTGTTAGAGAATTTATCAAAGTGAAGGTTAGAGCAAGAAGGGTTTCGTATCGAATGCTCTTCTACTCTCTCTTGTTCTTCACATTTATTCTTCGGTTTGTGTTCCTTTTGTCCACCGCTGACACCATTGATGCAGAAACCAAGTGCTCTACACTAG GTTGCCTGGGGAAAAGACTAGGACCAAGAATATTGAGGAGAAGGCTTGATTCTGCT GTACCAGAGGTGATATATCAAGTGCTAGAACAACCACTTGACAATGATGAATTAAAGGGAAGAGATGATATTCCTCAGACATTGGAGGAATTTATGGATGAAGTGAAAAACAACATATTTGATGCAAAAGCTTTTGCTCTCAAGCTCAGAGAAATG GTCACTCTACTTGAACAGAGGACTAGAAATGCCAAAATCCAAGAATATCTGTACAGGCATGTCGCGTCAAGTAGCATACCTAAACAGCTCCTTTGCCTTGCCTTGAGGTTAGCCCATGAACACTCCACCAATGCAGCTGCTCGACGCCAGCTCCCATTGCCGGAACTCGTCCCTGCGCTTGTCGACAATTCTTATTTTCACTTTGTCCTAGCTTCAGACAATGTGCTTGCTGCTTCTGTAGTCGCCAATTCACTTTTCCAAAATGCTTTGCGCCCCGAAAAGTTTGTTCTGCACATAATAACAGACAGGAAAACGTATTCGCCTATGCAAGCATGGTTCTCATTGCACCCTCTATCTCCTGCAATAATTGAGGTCAAGGCATTGCATCATTTTGATTGGTTCGCAAAGGGGAAAGTCCCAGTTTTAGAAGCAATGGAGAAGGATCTAAGGGTGAGGTCACGGTTTAGAGGGGGCTCGTCTGCAATCGTGGAAAGTAGCACCGATAAACCTCATATTATCGCAGCAAAGCTGCAAACACTTGGTCCCAAATACAATTCAGTGATGAATCACATTCGAATTCATCTACCTGAG TTGTTCCCAAGTCTAAACAAGGTTGTGTTCCTAGACGATGACATCGTGGCGCAGACCGATCTTTCGCCTCTTTGGGACATTGACATGAATGGAAAGGTTAATGGGGCAGTAGAAACCTGTCGAGGACAAGACAAGTTTGTCATGTCGAAGCGGTTAAAGAACTATTTGAACTTCTCTCATCCTTTGATAGCAAAAAATTTCAACCCGAACGAATGTGCTTGGGCTTATGGCATGAATATCTTCGATTTAGAAGCTTGGAGGAAAACCAACATAAGCATAACATATCATCACTGGGTTGAAGAG AACTTGAAATCAGGCCTGAGTTTGTGGCAGCTAGGAACATTACCACCAGGTCTAATAGCATTCCATGGTCACGTCCATGTTATCGATCCCTTTTGGCATATGTTGGGGCTAGGCTACCAAGAAAATACTAGTTTGGCCGATGCTGAGACTGCCGGCGTCATCCATTTCAATGGTCGAGCAAAGCCTTGGCTAGATATAGCATTCCCTCAACTCCGGCCCCTGTGGGCCAAGTACATCAACTCTTCTGACAAGTTCATTACGGGCTGTCATATTAGGACATCATAA
- the LOC133703536 gene encoding autophagy-related protein 18f-like translates to MRNSSINSDVQQQQQKNLQGRVNGNNINNNGFLPSSFRAISSYLRIVSSGASTVARSAASVAQSIVDRDDDANHDQVCWAGFDKLEGDDDVIRQVLLLGYQSGFQVWDVEEANNVRDLVSRHDGPVSFLQMLPKPITSKRSEDKFAYNRPLLVVCADGVQDGNVSNNHDPVNGSTVSTVVRFYSLRSQSYVHVLKFRSAVYSVRCSSRIVAISQSSQVHCFNATTLQREYTILTNPMVMGSPGSGGIGYGPLAVGPRWLAYSGSPVVVSNSGRVSPQHLTPSVSFSGFTSNGSLVAHYAKESSKQLAAGIVTLGDMGYKRLSRYCSELLPDSHGSIQSGSPSWKSNGTVNGYFPDADNIGMVVVRDIVSKLAIAQFRAHKSPISALCFDSSGTLLVTASVQGHNINVFKIMPGLQGSSSAGASHIHLYRLQRGFTNAVIQDISFSDDSYWIMISSSRGTSHLFAINPLGGSLNFQSSESSHVMKNSGLGVMTKPTVRCLPSLGLQMHGQQSLCASGPPLTLSAVSRIRNGNNGWRGTVTGAAAAAAGRQGYLSGAIASSFHKCKGSNDMYVDGASFKSKYHLLVFSPSGSMIQYALRISAGVDSMAIASGLNATYESAAENDGRLVVEAMQKWNICQKQNRRDREDNADIYGENGNSDSNKIHPEGIKKGNSIYPEDSAVTNAKISSEEKHYLYISEAELHMHQPRFPLWAKPEIYFQSMMTEGIKVDDADALQGEIEIERIPTRMIEARSKDLVPIFDYLQTPKFLHTRVPSLDSNSNGRLQHQSYGPSENGRLSCRSSSGSLDSMTENGAVVAELHNGVEETGWNGSRMPVETRGIVNSDGSPKTNSRLEVVNNRESSRTEAQLKFVNNNNEGLKMENQFENEGDEFD, encoded by the exons ATGAGGAATAGTAGTATTAACAGTGATGTTCAACAACAGCAGCAGAAGAATTTGCAAGGGAGAGTTAATGgtaacaatattaataataatggttTTTTGCCGAGCTCGTTTCGGGCGATTTCGAGTTATTTGAGGATTGTTTCGTCCGGTGCATCAACGGTTGCGAGGTCTGCTGCGTCGGTTGCACAGTCTATTGTGGATAGGGATGATGATGCCAATCATGATCag GTCTGCTGGGCtgggtttgacaagttagaGGGTGATGATGATGTCATTCGTCAAGTCCTCTTATTGGGATATCAGTCTGGTTTCCAGGTTTGGGATGTTGAAGAAGCAAATAATGTCCGCGACCTTGTTTCCAGACATGATGGTCCCGTGTCATTCTTACAAATGCTACCAAAACCAATAACATCAAAGAGATCAGAAGACAAGTTTGCTTACAACCGACCTCTTTTGGTAGTTTGTGCTGATGGTGTTCAAGATGGGAATGTTTCTAATAACCATGACCCTGTTAATGGTAGCACTGTGTCAACTGTTGTCCGGTTTTATTCTCTTAGATCTCAGTCTTATGTACACGTGCTAAAGTTCAGATCAGCTGTTTATTCTGTAAGGTGCAGCTCTCGAATTGTGGCTATTTCTCAATCATCTCAG GTACACTGTTTTAACGCCACAACATTGCAGCGGGAATATACTATTCTTACAAACCCTATGGTCATGGGTTCTCCTGGTTCTGGGGGTATAGGCTATGGGCCTCTAGCAGTTGGTCCCAGGTGGCTGGCTTATAGTGGAAGTCCAGTTGTGGTTTCCAATTCTGGTCGTGTGAGCCCGCAACATCTAACACCTTCTGTGAGTTTTTCTGGCTTCACTTCAAATGGGAGCTTGGTTGCTCATTATGCAAAAGAATCAAGCAAGCAACTTGCTGCTGGAATTGTGACCCTGGGAGACATGGGATATAAGAGGCTGTCCAGGTATTGTTCGGAGCTCTTACCTGATTCCCATGGTTCCATCCAATCAGGGAGTCCTAGCTGGAAAAGCAATGGAACTGTTAATGGTTATTTTCCAGATGCAGATAACATTGGAATG GTTGTTGTCAGGGATATTGTCAGTAAACTTGCTATTGCCCAGTTTAGAGCACACAAGAGTCCTATCTCTGCTTTGTGCTTTGATTCTAGTGGGACCCTTTTAGTGACTGCCTCAGTCCAGGGTCATAACattaatgttttcaaaataaTGCCTGGACTCCAAGGAAGCTCCTCTGCTGGTGCATCTCATATACACCTCTACAGGCTGCAACGTGGATTTACAAATGCA GTTATACAGGACATCAGTTTCAGTGATGACAGCTACTGGATTATGATAAGTTCATCAAGGGGAACAAGCCATTTGTTTGCTATTAATCCCTTGGGAGGATCATTGAACTTTCAATCTTCTGAATCTAgtcatgtcatgaaaaatagtGGATTGGGAGTAATGACCAAGCCGACTGTTCGTTGCCTGCCCAGTTTAGGTTTACAAATGCATGGTCAACAGAGCCTTTGTGCATCTGGCCCCCCACTCACACTATCTGCTGTCAGCAGAATAAGAAATGGAAATAATGGTTGGAGAGGCACTGTAACTGGTGCTGCAGCGGCTGCTGCAGGCAGACAGGGTTACCTTTCCGGTGCTATTGCTTCATCTTTTCACAAATGCAAAGGCAGTAATGATATGTATGTGGATGGAGCGTCTTTCAAGTCAAAGTACCATCTTCTAGTTTTCTCTCCTTCTGGTTCTATGATACAATATGCATTGAGGATATCAGCTGGTGTAGATTCAATGGCAATTGCATCTGGACTTAATGCAACTTATGAATCAGCTGCGGAAAATGATGGAAGGTTAGTAGTTGAGGCAATGCAGAAGTGGAATATATGTCAGAAACAAAATCGAAGAGACCGAGAGGATAATGCTGATATATATGGTGAGAATGGGAATTCCGATAGCAACAAGATACATCCTGAAGGCATAAAGAAAGGAAATAGTATATATCCTGAAGATAGTGCAGTCACAAATGCAAAGATCAGCTCTGAGGAAAAGCATTATTTGTATATTTCCGAAGCTGAACTGCACATGCACCAACCTCGTTTCCCATTATGGGCAAAACCTgag ATATACTTCCAATCAATGATGACAGAGGGGATAAAAGTGGATGATGCAGATGCATTGCAAGGGGAAATTGAGATCGAAAGAATTCCAACTCGCATGATTGAAGCAAGGTCAAAAGACCTGGTCCCAATTTTTGATTATCttcaaacaccaaaatttctacATACAAG GGTTCCTTCCTTAGATAGCAATAGTAATGGGCGTCTGCAGCATCAAAGTTACGGGCCGTCTGAAAATGGCAGGCTTTCTTGCAGGAGCAGCTCTGGCTCCCTTGACTCCATGACTGAGAATGGTGCTGTAGTGGCTGAACTTCACAATGGTGTTGAAGAAACTGGGTGGAATGGTTCTAGGATGCCAGTAGAAACTAGGGGCATTGTAAATAGCGACGGCAGCCCTAAAACTAATTCTCGGCTTGAGGTTGTAAATAATAGAGAGAGCTCAAGAACGGAGGCTCAGCTCAAGTTTGTAAATAATAACAATGAAGGTCTGAAAATGGAGaatcaatttgaaaatgaaGGTGATGAATTTGATTAG